A genomic window from Aquitalea aquatilis includes:
- the dsbD gene encoding protein-disulfide reductase DsbD, protein MPQPLLRLFSPLLRLLALLSLLGTSLPALAVNQEDLLPPEKAFAVSVERQADHLLLQLTVADNYYVYRDRLSFSTEPAGLTGQPQLPAGKEKHDPFFGKQVIYLGKQLIKLPLTAGAPARFQLNVKLQGCSTAGVCYPPYTHHLNIDSYGSAQNGGNWLTDATPGKPAGSSGNLAAKGWLATLGSFLLAGLGMAFTACMYPLLPIVSSLIAGEGQHITRRRGFWLSLTYVQGLALSYTVIGVIAGLTGSLLTVWLQQPAVILSASVLMVVFALSMFDLYTIQLPSALQSRLADASNRLSGGKLATVFGMGVLSALIIGPCVAPPLALALGYIGSTGDAVLGGAALYAMALGLGLPLLLIGTFGGHVLPRAGGWMKAVKASFGVLMLGLAIWMATPFLPASLALLLWAALCVGCAVFLKAFETLPGNAHISHKLGKGLGLLLFLVGAAQLAGALAGESDPRYPLKWLAGNKAQAGVSQSMHFGPVNDNAGLDAALAEARAQGKPLLLDFYADWCVSCKEMESDTFPAPAVVAKLQGYVLLRADVTANLPAHQALLKRFGLYGPPGIILFDSKGQERSRVIGFTPAADFAARL, encoded by the coding sequence ATGCCCCAGCCTCTGCTCCGCCTGTTTTCTCCCCTGTTGCGCCTGCTGGCCCTGCTAAGCCTGCTTGGCACCAGCCTCCCGGCGCTGGCAGTCAACCAGGAAGACCTGCTGCCACCGGAAAAGGCCTTCGCCGTCAGTGTGGAGCGCCAGGCCGACCACTTGCTGCTGCAACTGACCGTGGCCGACAACTATTATGTCTACCGTGACCGGCTCTCCTTCAGCACGGAGCCCGCCGGCCTTACCGGCCAGCCGCAACTGCCGGCCGGCAAGGAAAAGCACGATCCCTTTTTTGGCAAGCAGGTGATCTACCTGGGCAAGCAGTTGATCAAGCTGCCGCTGACTGCCGGCGCCCCGGCGCGCTTTCAGCTGAATGTCAAACTGCAAGGCTGCTCCACCGCCGGCGTGTGCTACCCGCCCTATACCCATCACCTGAATATCGACAGCTATGGCAGCGCCCAGAACGGTGGCAACTGGCTGACGGATGCCACGCCGGGAAAGCCGGCGGGTAGTAGCGGCAATCTGGCAGCCAAAGGTTGGCTGGCCACGCTGGGCAGTTTTCTGCTGGCCGGGCTGGGCATGGCTTTCACCGCCTGCATGTATCCGCTGCTACCCATTGTGTCCTCGCTGATTGCCGGCGAAGGCCAGCACATCACCCGCCGGCGCGGCTTCTGGCTATCGCTGACCTATGTGCAGGGCCTGGCGCTCAGCTATACCGTCATCGGCGTGATTGCCGGGCTCACCGGCTCGCTGCTCACCGTCTGGCTGCAACAGCCGGCGGTCATCCTGTCGGCCAGCGTGCTGATGGTGGTGTTTGCGCTATCGATGTTTGATCTCTACACCATCCAGTTGCCGTCGGCACTGCAGTCGCGGCTGGCGGATGCCTCCAACCGTCTGTCCGGTGGCAAGCTGGCCACGGTCTTCGGCATGGGTGTGCTGTCCGCGCTGATCATCGGCCCCTGTGTCGCCCCGCCGCTGGCGCTGGCGCTGGGCTATATCGGCAGCACCGGCGACGCCGTGCTGGGCGGCGCGGCGCTGTACGCCATGGCACTGGGGCTGGGCCTGCCCTTGCTGCTGATCGGCACCTTCGGCGGCCATGTGCTGCCGCGCGCCGGCGGCTGGATGAAGGCGGTCAAGGCCAGTTTCGGCGTGCTGATGCTGGGCCTCGCCATCTGGATGGCCACCCCCTTCCTGCCGGCCAGCCTGGCACTGCTGCTGTGGGCCGCGCTGTGCGTGGGCTGCGCGGTATTTCTCAAGGCCTTCGAAACCCTGCCCGGCAATGCCCATATCAGCCACAAGCTGGGCAAGGGGCTGGGGCTGCTGCTGTTTCTGGTGGGAGCCGCCCAGCTGGCCGGTGCGCTGGCAGGTGAATCCGACCCGCGCTATCCGCTGAAATGGCTGGCCGGCAACAAGGCCCAGGCCGGCGTCAGCCAGTCCATGCATTTTGGCCCGGTCAACGACAACGCCGGGCTGGATGCCGCCCTGGCCGAGGCCCGCGCCCAGGGCAAGCCGCTCTTGCTGGACTTCTACGCCGACTGGTGTGTGTCGTGCAAGGAAATGGAAAGCGACACCTTCCCGGCCCCTGCCGTGGTAGCCAAACTGCAAGGCTATGTGCTGTTGCGCGCCGACGTCACCGCCAACCTGCCGGCGCATCAGGCCCTGCTCAAACGCTTTGGCCTGTATGGCCCGCCCGGCATCATCCTGTTTGACAGCAAGGGCCAGGAGCGCAGCCGGGTAATCGGCTTTACCCCGGCCGCGGACTTCGCCGCCCGCCTGTAA
- the dxs gene encoding 1-deoxy-D-xylulose-5-phosphate synthase, protein MTPLLDTIHLPSDLRALSRQQLPQLATELREFLVDTVSKTGGHFASNLGSIELTIALHYVFNTPDDRLVWDVGHQTYPHKILTGRRERMGSMRQQGGLAGFPKREESPYDTFGVGHSSTSIGAALGMAVASKLQGLERKCVAIIGDGAMTAGQAFEALNNAGAMDTDLLVVLNDNDMSISPNVGALNNYLAKLMSGRFYAAMREGSSKVLGIAPPLKEIASKVEEHVKGFFTPGTLFEEFGFNYIGPIDGHDIDVLVDTLKNIRSLKGPQFLHIVTKKGHGYKLAENDPVKYHGVTKFDPANGLAGSKSGGKPQYTQVFGDWICDMAKLDQRLVGITPAMREGSGLVRFEKEHPDRYFDVAIAEQHAVTFAAGLACDGAKPVVAIYSTFLQRGYDQLIHDVALQNLPVLFAIDRAGLVGADGPTHAGAFDISFLRCIPNMTVITPSDENECRQLLYTAFQLDSPSAVRYPRGVGPGVEIQADMAALPLGKGVLRRNGQGKVAILAFGSMVAPALAAAEALDASVADMRFVKPLDSALIRQLAELHDYLVTVEENVIMGGAGSACGEALHAMGLQRPILHLGLPDDYVEHGDPAVLLADCGLNAAGIEASIRNWLPQ, encoded by the coding sequence ATGACCCCGCTGCTCGACACCATCCACCTGCCCTCCGACTTGCGCGCCCTCAGCCGCCAGCAATTGCCGCAACTGGCCACGGAGCTGCGCGAATTCCTGGTCGACACGGTCAGCAAGACCGGTGGCCACTTTGCCTCCAACCTGGGCAGCATCGAGCTGACCATCGCCCTGCACTATGTGTTCAACACCCCGGACGACCGGCTGGTGTGGGACGTGGGCCACCAGACCTATCCGCACAAGATCCTCACCGGCCGCCGCGAACGCATGGGCAGCATGCGTCAGCAAGGCGGACTGGCCGGTTTCCCCAAGCGCGAGGAATCGCCCTACGACACCTTTGGCGTCGGCCATTCCTCCACCTCCATCGGTGCGGCACTCGGCATGGCGGTGGCCTCCAAGCTGCAGGGGCTGGAACGCAAGTGCGTGGCCATCATCGGCGACGGGGCCATGACTGCCGGTCAGGCTTTCGAGGCGCTCAACAACGCCGGCGCAATGGATACCGACCTGCTGGTGGTGCTGAACGACAACGATATGTCGATCTCGCCCAATGTCGGCGCACTGAACAATTATCTGGCCAAGCTGATGTCCGGCCGCTTTTATGCGGCCATGCGCGAAGGCTCCAGCAAGGTGCTGGGCATTGCCCCGCCGCTGAAGGAAATTGCCAGCAAGGTGGAAGAGCACGTCAAGGGCTTCTTCACCCCCGGCACGTTGTTCGAGGAATTCGGCTTCAACTATATCGGCCCCATCGACGGCCACGATATCGATGTACTGGTGGACACCCTCAAGAACATCCGCAGCCTGAAAGGGCCGCAGTTCCTGCACATCGTCACCAAGAAGGGCCACGGCTACAAGCTGGCCGAGAACGACCCGGTAAAATACCACGGTGTCACCAAGTTCGACCCGGCCAACGGCCTGGCCGGCAGCAAGAGTGGCGGCAAGCCGCAATACACCCAGGTGTTTGGCGACTGGATTTGCGACATGGCCAAGCTGGACCAGCGTCTGGTAGGCATCACCCCGGCCATGCGCGAGGGTTCCGGCCTGGTGCGTTTCGAGAAGGAACACCCGGACCGCTACTTCGACGTGGCCATTGCCGAGCAGCATGCCGTGACATTTGCCGCCGGCCTTGCCTGTGACGGTGCCAAGCCGGTGGTGGCGATCTACTCCACCTTCCTGCAACGCGGCTACGATCAGCTGATTCACGATGTGGCACTGCAAAACCTGCCGGTGCTGTTTGCCATCGACCGTGCCGGCCTGGTGGGGGCGGATGGCCCCACCCACGCCGGGGCCTTCGACATTTCCTTCCTGCGCTGCATTCCCAATATGACGGTGATCACCCCGTCCGACGAAAACGAATGCCGCCAGTTGCTGTATACCGCCTTCCAACTGGACAGCCCCAGCGCCGTGCGCTACCCGCGCGGCGTTGGTCCCGGCGTGGAAATCCAGGCCGACATGGCCGCCCTGCCGCTGGGCAAGGGCGTGCTGCGCCGCAACGGCCAGGGCAAGGTGGCGATACTGGCCTTCGGCAGCATGGTGGCCCCGGCACTGGCTGCCGCCGAAGCACTGGATGCCTCGGTGGCCGACATGCGCTTCGTCAAGCCGCTGGATAGCGCGCTGATCCGCCAACTGGCCGAGCTGCACGACTATCTGGTCACCGTGGAAGAAAACGTCATCATGGGCGGTGCCGGTTCAGCCTGTGGCGAAGCGCTGCACGCCATGGGCCTGCAGCGACCTATACTGCACCTGGGCCTGCCGGACGACTACGTCGAACATGGCGACCCGGCCGTGCTGCTGGCTGACTGCGGCCTGAACGCTGCCGGCATCGAGGCCAGCATCCGCAACTGGTTGCCTCAATAG
- a CDS encoding class I SAM-dependent methyltransferase — MPGYQTKQQTVSVGGTDYHIRSLLDSQQYADPLGEAEQRGISPASWSLFGLLWPSARVLALLMSSEPLAGLRVLEIGAGLALASMVVHRRDGDVTVTDWHPRSPDFLRENLLLNHLSPLEYQAGDWSGSNPELGRFDLIIGSDVLYERQQPGQLAHFIDSHASSAAEVIIVDPDRGNRAGFCREMATLGYGFDSQRAPGRMESGEVYKGCIVRLSRQRRAA, encoded by the coding sequence ATGCCCGGCTATCAGACCAAGCAGCAAACGGTGTCCGTTGGCGGCACCGATTATCACATTCGTTCCCTGCTGGACTCCCAGCAATATGCCGACCCGCTGGGCGAGGCCGAACAACGCGGCATTTCGCCGGCCAGCTGGTCCTTGTTCGGCCTGTTGTGGCCGTCGGCCCGCGTACTGGCCCTGCTGATGAGCAGCGAGCCGCTGGCCGGCTTGCGCGTGCTGGAAATCGGTGCCGGGCTGGCGCTGGCCAGCATGGTGGTACACCGCCGCGACGGCGATGTCACCGTTACCGACTGGCATCCGCGGAGCCCGGACTTCCTGCGGGAAAACCTGTTGCTCAACCATTTGTCACCGCTGGAATACCAGGCGGGCGACTGGAGTGGCAGCAATCCGGAGCTGGGGCGTTTTGACCTGATCATTGGCAGCGATGTGCTGTACGAACGCCAGCAGCCGGGCCAGCTGGCACACTTCATCGACAGCCACGCCAGCAGCGCGGCCGAGGTGATCATCGTTGACCCCGACCGTGGCAACCGTGCCGGCTTCTGCCGTGAAATGGCCACGCTGGGTTATGGCTTTGACAGTCAGCGGGCTCCGGGCAGGATGGAAAGTGGAGAGGTTTACAAGGGGTGCATCGTGCGCCTGTCGCGCCAGCGCAGGGCGGCCTAG
- a CDS encoding LysR family transcriptional regulator, with protein sequence MSLSLDAIAAFSTAAELGSFSAAARRLGKSQSTISEAIANLEIDLGVSLFERSGRQPVLTPAGQQLLSHARQLLDASDTLGRVAGLLGGGLEPRLTIVLSDTFQSQALEQMLRRFEQQFPALELETLVAEKEDVIDLVESGRAQLGFVSGLARYPADIGHYPMADASQSNLYVASGHPLATLPEVSREQLAAERELRLNTYYGPPSATLSARCWSAPSYLLLLEMTRLGFGWAELPCWLAVNFGGDELQALNVAGWPKSVRVDLVWSQARQPGRAAAWVLAQLMGTGG encoded by the coding sequence ATGTCACTGTCGCTAGACGCCATCGCCGCCTTCAGCACCGCCGCCGAGCTGGGCTCCTTTTCCGCTGCCGCCCGTCGGCTGGGCAAGAGCCAGTCCACCATCAGCGAAGCCATTGCCAATCTGGAAATCGACCTGGGCGTCAGCCTGTTCGAGCGCAGCGGCCGCCAGCCCGTGCTCACCCCTGCCGGCCAGCAATTGCTCAGCCATGCCCGCCAACTGCTGGATGCCAGCGACACGCTGGGCCGGGTGGCCGGCCTGTTGGGTGGCGGGCTGGAGCCACGGCTGACCATCGTGCTATCCGACACCTTCCAGTCGCAGGCGCTGGAACAGATGCTGCGCCGTTTCGAGCAGCAGTTTCCCGCGCTGGAACTGGAAACGCTGGTGGCAGAAAAAGAAGACGTGATCGATCTGGTGGAAAGCGGCCGTGCCCAGCTGGGTTTTGTCTCGGGCCTGGCGCGCTATCCGGCCGACATCGGCCATTACCCCATGGCGGATGCCAGCCAGAGCAATCTGTATGTCGCCAGTGGCCACCCGCTGGCGACACTGCCGGAAGTCAGCCGCGAACAGCTGGCCGCCGAGCGCGAGTTGCGGCTGAACACCTATTACGGCCCGCCCAGTGCCACCCTGAGCGCACGCTGCTGGTCCGCCCCCAGCTATCTGCTGCTACTGGAAATGACACGGCTGGGTTTTGGCTGGGCCGAACTGCCCTGCTGGCTGGCGGTCAACTTTGGCGGCGATGAACTGCAGGCACTGAATGTGGCCGGCTGGCCCAAGTCAGTCAGGGTGGATCTGGTGTGGTCGCAAGCCCGCCAGCCCGGGCGGGCAGCGGCATGGGTGCTGGCGCAGCTGATGGGGACGGGGGGATAG
- a CDS encoding polyprenyl synthetase family protein, with amino-acid sequence MANESFIGWMTQIQQTMETALERFLPSADSLPQRLHEAMRYVTLQGGKRVRPLLVFAAGELSGASTENLARAAAAVEMIHAYSLVHDDLPCMDDDVLRRGKPTCHVAFDEATALLVGDALQTLAFELIATPMEGVRPATQLSLCQTLARASGHAGMAGGQAIDLASVGHSLNLPELEFMHMLKTGALIRAAVMLGAQAGQPLSAVQIEQLDIFAKRIGLAFQVVDDVLDCEADTATLGKTAGKDAANDKPTYVSLMGLAEAKQFAQELCAEAFAALEGFGPDADRLKQLADYIVARSF; translated from the coding sequence ATGGCCAATGAATCCTTCATCGGCTGGATGACGCAGATCCAGCAAACCATGGAAACCGCGCTGGAGCGTTTTCTGCCCTCCGCCGACAGCCTGCCGCAACGCCTGCATGAAGCCATGCGCTATGTCACGCTGCAGGGCGGCAAGCGGGTGCGCCCGCTGCTGGTATTTGCCGCTGGCGAACTGAGTGGTGCCAGTACCGAGAACCTGGCCCGCGCCGCTGCGGCGGTAGAAATGATCCACGCCTATTCGCTGGTGCACGACGACCTGCCCTGCATGGACGACGATGTGCTGCGCCGTGGCAAGCCCACCTGTCATGTGGCATTTGACGAAGCCACCGCCCTGCTGGTGGGTGATGCGCTGCAGACGCTGGCTTTCGAACTGATCGCCACCCCGATGGAAGGTGTTCGCCCGGCGACCCAGCTCAGCCTGTGCCAGACGCTGGCACGTGCGTCCGGTCATGCCGGCATGGCTGGTGGCCAGGCCATCGATCTGGCCAGCGTTGGCCATAGCCTGAACCTGCCAGAGCTGGAGTTCATGCACATGCTGAAAACCGGCGCGCTGATCCGCGCGGCGGTGATGCTGGGTGCGCAAGCCGGCCAGCCGCTGTCTGCAGTCCAGATCGAACAGCTGGACATCTTCGCCAAACGCATTGGCCTGGCTTTTCAGGTGGTGGACGACGTGCTGGATTGCGAAGCCGATACCGCCACGCTGGGCAAGACCGCTGGCAAGGATGCCGCCAATGACAAGCCGACCTATGTCAGCCTGATGGGACTGGCCGAAGCCAAGCAGTTCGCCCAGGAACTGTGTGCCGAAGCTTTTGCCGCACTGGAAGGCTTTGGCCCGGATGCCGACCGACTGAAACAACTGGCCGACTATATCGTAGCCCGCTCGTTTTAA
- a CDS encoding alpha/beta fold hydrolase, whose translation MRDIIHFAHANSFPATVYGKLLGALATDYELGWQDTIGHDPRFPVSDCWPQLVEELIQYVGQHYATPILGVGHSLGGFLLFYAALRRPELFKAIVILDSPLMGPRRSLGIWLAKKLGFIDRVTPGGNTLRRRDNWASVEMVQDYFARKPAFARFDPDCLADYARHGTVDNGQGGRQLKFRPQIEHQIYCGLPHDFPRHRGQLTVPTAFIAGTQSDVVRAADIRFMQQHFAMQMHQQQGSHLFPLEYPLQTAATIRRALMQLLPAG comes from the coding sequence ATGCGGGACATCATTCATTTTGCACATGCCAACAGTTTTCCGGCCACGGTATACGGCAAGCTGCTGGGCGCGCTGGCCACCGACTACGAACTGGGCTGGCAGGATACCATCGGCCATGATCCGCGCTTTCCGGTAAGCGACTGCTGGCCGCAGCTGGTGGAGGAACTCATCCAGTATGTCGGGCAGCATTATGCCACGCCGATTCTCGGTGTCGGCCATTCGCTGGGCGGCTTTTTGCTGTTTTACGCGGCGCTCAGACGGCCGGAACTGTTCAAGGCCATCGTGATTCTGGATTCGCCGCTGATGGGGCCGCGCCGTTCGCTGGGTATCTGGCTGGCCAAGAAGCTGGGCTTCATCGACCGCGTCACGCCAGGTGGCAATACCCTGCGCCGGCGCGATAACTGGGCCAGCGTGGAGATGGTGCAGGACTACTTTGCCCGCAAGCCGGCTTTTGCCCGTTTCGACCCGGACTGCCTGGCCGATTATGCCCGGCATGGCACGGTGGACAATGGCCAGGGTGGCCGCCAGCTGAAGTTTCGCCCACAGATCGAGCATCAGATCTACTGCGGCCTGCCGCATGATTTTCCGCGCCATCGTGGTCAGCTCACCGTGCCGACGGCCTTTATCGCCGGCACACAGTCCGATGTGGTGCGGGCGGCGGACATCCGCTTCATGCAGCAGCATTTCGCCATGCAGATGCACCAGCAGCAAGGCAGCCACCTGTTTCCGCTGGAATACCCACTGCAAACCGCCGCCACCATCCGCCGCGCACTGATGCAGCTGTTGCCGGCGGGCTAA
- a CDS encoding MgtC/SapB family protein: MGGFDLATWLNLKGSPFEALPLFVTSLAIGLLMGVERERKHRTLAGIRTFPLTSILGTLTAMLDAPSHGVLLQTVGLLAVASFGFLPERSSDPDKTEPRTTTVASLLVMYCLGALVWHGFGGVAVAVGIVTTSLLYLKPELSGITHKLERRDLLSLLQFAALSFIVLPLLPNRTFGPYQAVNPHQVWLMVTLIVGISLSGYLAVKLLGQKVGGPLLGILGGLVSSTATSLIYAREARANPQSIQLATAVILLANLVLFVRLMVLAAVVQTSVLPAVAWVLLPGLLCGLACALLQLKRGQSEQQQPDLKLSNPSEMKLALGFGAMFALVMFCAAWLNAEFGSKGVYVVALISGLNDVDAITLTAFNLFGENRLDGQQVATTLVLAITANNTFKFGLIASLGGATLARRCLPTLLAASAGMLTGLLALGWGS, translated from the coding sequence ATGGGTGGTTTTGATCTAGCAACATGGCTGAACCTGAAAGGCAGCCCGTTCGAGGCGCTGCCGCTGTTTGTCACCAGCCTGGCCATCGGCCTGCTGATGGGAGTGGAGCGCGAACGCAAGCACCGCACCCTGGCCGGCATCCGCACCTTTCCGCTGACTTCCATCCTCGGCACCTTGACCGCCATGCTGGATGCACCCAGCCACGGTGTGCTGCTGCAAACCGTAGGCCTGCTGGCGGTGGCGTCCTTCGGCTTCCTGCCCGAACGCAGCAGCGACCCCGACAAAACCGAGCCGCGCACCACCACGGTGGCCTCGCTGCTGGTGATGTATTGTCTGGGTGCACTGGTGTGGCATGGCTTTGGCGGCGTGGCCGTGGCGGTCGGCATCGTCACCACCAGCCTACTCTATCTGAAACCCGAACTGTCCGGCATCACCCACAAGCTGGAACGGCGCGACCTGCTGTCGCTGCTGCAGTTTGCCGCCCTGTCCTTCATCGTGCTGCCGCTGCTGCCCAACCGGACCTTCGGCCCCTATCAGGCAGTGAACCCCCATCAGGTATGGCTGATGGTGACGCTGATCGTCGGCATCAGCCTGTCCGGCTATCTGGCGGTAAAGCTACTGGGACAAAAAGTGGGCGGCCCACTGCTGGGCATTCTGGGCGGCCTGGTGTCTTCTACTGCCACCAGCCTGATCTACGCCCGCGAGGCGCGTGCCAATCCGCAATCCATCCAGTTGGCCACTGCCGTCATCCTGCTGGCCAATCTGGTACTGTTCGTGCGGCTGATGGTGCTGGCGGCCGTGGTGCAAACCAGCGTGTTGCCAGCGGTGGCCTGGGTGCTGCTGCCCGGCTTGCTGTGCGGGCTGGCCTGCGCCCTGCTGCAATTGAAGCGTGGCCAGAGCGAGCAGCAACAGCCCGACCTCAAGCTGAGCAATCCGTCCGAAATGAAGCTGGCGCTGGGCTTTGGTGCCATGTTTGCACTGGTGATGTTCTGCGCCGCCTGGCTGAATGCCGAATTTGGCAGCAAGGGCGTGTATGTGGTGGCACTGATTTCCGGCCTGAATGACGTCGATGCCATCACGCTAACCGCCTTCAACCTGTTCGGTGAAAACCGCCTGGATGGCCAGCAGGTGGCCACCACGCTGGTGCTGGCCATTACCGCCAACAACACCTTCAAGTTCGGCCTGATCGCCAGCCTGGGCGGTGCCACACTGGCCCGGCGCTGCCTGCCCACCCTGCTGGCCGCCAGCGCCGGCATGCTGACCGGGCTGCTGGCACTGGGTTGGGGCAGCTAG
- a CDS encoding SDR family oxidoreductase, which yields MSHSPCILITGCSSGIGYHTAKLLQQRGWRVFASCRSADDVARLQAEGLESLQLDVTDSASIHAALQQLLGQTGGRLDALFNNAGFGQPGAVEDISRQAMREQFETNLFGPWELTNAVLPVMRAQGHGRIIYNSSILGFAAMRWRGAYNASKFAMEGLCDTLRQELHGSGIFVSLVEPGPIESRFRPNALQRFLKNVDVAGSVHREEYEGQLVRLKKEGHAAPFTLPATAVAEEVWRAITVPRPAARYRVTTPTKVFWFLRRVLSTRAFDWALRKAV from the coding sequence GTGTCCCACTCCCCCTGCATTCTGATTACCGGCTGCTCCAGCGGTATTGGTTACCACACGGCAAAGCTGTTGCAGCAGCGTGGCTGGCGCGTGTTTGCCAGCTGCCGCAGTGCCGACGATGTGGCCCGGCTACAGGCGGAAGGGCTGGAAAGCCTGCAACTGGATGTGACCGACAGCGCCTCCATTCATGCCGCGTTGCAGCAGCTGCTGGGCCAGACCGGTGGCCGGCTGGATGCCCTGTTCAACAATGCCGGCTTTGGCCAGCCGGGTGCGGTGGAAGACATCAGCCGCCAGGCCATGCGCGAACAGTTCGAGACCAATCTGTTCGGGCCGTGGGAGCTGACCAATGCCGTGCTGCCGGTCATGCGTGCCCAGGGTCATGGCCGCATCATCTATAACAGCTCCATTCTGGGCTTTGCCGCCATGCGCTGGCGCGGTGCTTACAACGCCAGCAAGTTCGCCATGGAAGGCCTGTGCGACACCCTGCGCCAGGAGCTGCACGGCAGCGGCATCTTTGTGTCACTGGTGGAGCCGGGGCCGATTGAAAGCCGCTTCCGCCCCAATGCCCTGCAACGTTTCCTGAAAAATGTCGATGTGGCGGGCAGCGTGCACCGCGAGGAGTACGAAGGCCAGCTGGTGCGGCTGAAAAAAGAAGGCCACGCCGCGCCGTTCACTCTGCCGGCCACGGCGGTAGCCGAAGAGGTGTGGCGTGCCATTACCGTGCCGCGCCCTGCCGCGCGTTACCGCGTGACCACGCCGACCAAGGTGTTCTGGTTTTTGCGCCGGGTGTTGTCGACGCGGGCTTTTGACTGGGCGCTACGCAAGGCGGTGTAG
- a CDS encoding DUF2846 domain-containing protein, whose translation MKASLAIAMTISLLFTGCASVNMAPKEASAKAKEFNPPSAGNAGVYIYRNSFVGKALRKDLFIDGKCVGESAPDVFFHTEVSGGKVHKIDTESEFSANSIDVMFDAGKNYFIRQYIKLGMFVGGAGLEQVSEEKGKADIADLDMATPGNCSSSK comes from the coding sequence ATGAAAGCCTCGCTTGCTATTGCTATGACTATATCCCTACTGTTTACCGGCTGTGCATCAGTAAACATGGCACCTAAGGAAGCTTCAGCCAAAGCCAAGGAGTTCAATCCCCCCAGTGCTGGTAATGCTGGTGTTTATATCTATCGTAATAGCTTTGTCGGTAAGGCACTTAGGAAAGACTTGTTTATTGACGGCAAGTGTGTGGGTGAGAGCGCCCCGGACGTTTTTTTTCATACTGAAGTTTCTGGCGGTAAGGTTCATAAAATTGATACCGAATCAGAGTTTTCGGCAAATTCAATTGATGTAATGTTTGATGCAGGTAAGAATTATTTTATTCGTCAATATATCAAGCTAGGTATGTTTGTGGGTGGTGCTGGCTTGGAGCAAGTTTCTGAAGAAAAGGGAAAAGCTGATATTGCGGATCTGGATATGGCTACACCAGGAAATTGCAGTTCGTCCAAATAA
- a CDS encoding exodeoxyribonuclease VII small subunit: MAKSAKAPASFETALAQLEDIIQAMEGGDLPLESALTSYKQGIELIKFCQGKLSDAEQQLKILENDELKPLDLSNGQ, encoded by the coding sequence ATGGCGAAATCCGCCAAAGCCCCGGCCAGCTTTGAAACCGCGCTGGCCCAGCTGGAGGACATCATCCAGGCGATGGAAGGCGGCGACCTGCCGCTGGAGTCTGCGCTCACCTCGTACAAGCAAGGCATCGAGCTGATCAAGTTCTGCCAGGGCAAATTGTCCGACGCCGAGCAGCAACTGAAAATTCTGGAAAACGACGAACTCAAACCGCTGGACCTCAGCAATGGCCAATGA